In Populus nigra chromosome 10, ddPopNigr1.1, whole genome shotgun sequence, the following proteins share a genomic window:
- the LOC133705366 gene encoding two-component response regulator ARR11-like isoform X1 — translation MMENNGFSSPRNDSFPAGLRVLVVDDDPTWLKILEKMLKKCSYEVTTCGLARDALNLLRERKGGYDIVISDVYMPDMDGFKLLEQVGLEMDLPVIMMSVDGETSRVMKGVQHGACDYLLKPIRMKELRNIWQHVFRKKIHEVRDIETLERVESFQMTRNGSDQYEDGHVLCGEDLTSIKKRKHFESKHDEKDTGDSISTKKARVVWSVDLHQKFVKAVNQIGFDTTSLPSFDGAMTGSVCLAEVGPKKILDMMNVPWLTRENVASHLQKYRLYLSRLQKENDFKNPAGGTKQSDSPLRDSARSFGSQNSINLQPNDVSNGSYRFSGSSLVVHNGDPRSHDSDRKRLVSTLVEEPKRTLTVNVPNPCIPRSSQMEFGHPLAPPQSEVDFGALDSTFPTKYPWCGIPEIQLKKEHNPLHLNDEFSHLPLPGQKQLTQADYPQPAPAISSAPSLTPSHNEYRSNVNHASSTAIAVDSSPIQSKTSVANHQAIELISKSTPSLENQVFNMNSITEFESSRKNINLGMLPFTTLEEDLRVCWVPGDCYMNLGLQNIEVLEYFDPGLLTDVPVNLNDGLRFDYEFNDPTEYSLIDQSLFIA, via the exons ATGATGGAAAATAATGGTTTCTCTTCTCCGCGAAATGATTCGTTTCCTGCTGGTCTCCGTGTTCTCGTTGTCGATGATGATCCCACCTGGTTAAAAATCCTTGAAAAGATGCTCAAGAAATGCTCTTATGAAG TGACCACATGCGGTTTGGCAAGAGATGCTTTGAACCTGCTTCGTGAGAGGAAAGGAGGATATGACATTGTAATTAGTGACGTCTACATGCCTGACATGGATGGTTTCAAACTTTTAGAGCAAGTTGGACTGGAGATGGATCTTCCAGTCATTA TGATGTCTGTTGATGGAGAGACAAGCAGGGTGATGAAAGGCGTTCAACATGGAGCATGTGATTATCTTCTTAAGCCTATACGAATGAAAGAACTCCGGAATATATGGCAGCATGTATTCAGAAAGAAAATACATGAGGTAAGAGACATTGAAACTCTTGAACGGGTCGAAAGTTTTCAAATGACTAGAAATGGATCAGATCAATATGAGGATGGGCATGTGCTCTGTGGAGAAGATCTTACttccataaagaaaagaaaacattttgaaaGCAAGCATGATGAAAAAGACACTGGTGATAGTATTTCTACAAAGAAAGCTAGAGTAGTTTGGTCAGTAGATCTTCACCAGAAATTTGTCAAAGCCGTAAATCAGATAGGATTTGATA CCACATCTTTGCCATCCTTCGACGGAGCAATGACAGGTAGTGTCTGTTTGGCAGAAGTTGGTCCCAAGAAAATACTTGACATGATGAACGTGCCATGGCTAACAAGAGAAAACGTTGCTAGCCACTTGCAG AAATACCGTCTCTATTTGAGTAGGTTGCAGAAAGAAAACGATTTTAAAAATCCTGCTGGTGGGACAAAGCAGTCAGATTCACCTTTAAGAGATTCTGCAAGAAGTTTTGGCTCTCAGAACTCCATCAACTTGCAGCCCAATGATGTTTCGAATGGGAGCTACAGATTTTCTGGTAGTAGCTTAGTTGTCCACAATGGGGATCCCAGAAGCCATGACAGTGATCGAAAGAGACTTGTTTCAACGCTTGTGGAAGAACCCAAAAGAACCTTAACTGTTAATGTTCCCAATCCTTGTATACCCAGAAGTTCACAAATGGAATTTGGTCATCCCCTTGCACCTCCACAATCAGAAGTAGACTTTGGAGCATTGGATTCTACTTTCCCGACAAAGTATCCTTGGTGTGGAATTCCAGagattcaactaaaaaaagaacataatccACTTCATTTGAATGATGAATTCAGCCACCTTCCACTGCCTGGTCAAAAGCAGCTTACCCAAGCTGATTATCCACAACCTGCTCCAGCCATCAGTTCTGCACCATCCTTAACACCTTCTCATAACGAGTACAGGAGCAATGTTAACCATGCAAGTTCAACAGCTATTGCGGTTGACTCTAGCCCTATTCAATCAAAGACCAGTGTGGCAAATCATCAAGCTATTGAGCTCATTTCCAAGAGCACACCAAGTTTGGAAAATCAAGTTTTCAATATGAATTCCATTACAGAATTTGAATCTTCCCGGAAAAACATAAATTTGGGAATGCTACCTTTCACAACTTTGGAGGAAGACTTGCGAGTATGTTGGGTTCCAGGTGATTGCTATATGAATCTCGGACTCCAGAACATAGAGGTTCTGGAATACTTCGACCCAGGTCTTCTCACAGACGTACCGGTAAACTTGAATGATGGGCTGAGGTTTGACTATGAGTTCAATGACCCAACAGAATATTCTCTAATAGATCAAAGCTTGTTTATAGCATGA
- the LOC133705366 gene encoding two-component response regulator ARR11-like isoform X2, with protein sequence MMENNGFSSPRNDSFPAGLRVLVVDDDPTWLKILEKMLKKCSYEVTTCGLARDALNLLRERKGGYDIVISDVYMPDMDGFKLLEQVGLEMDLPVIMMSVDGETSRVMKGVQHGACDYLLKPIRMKELRNIWQHVFRKKIHEVRDIETLERVESFQMTRNGSDQYEDGHVLCGEDLTSIKKRKHFESKHDEKDTGDSISTKKARVVWSVDLHQKFVKAVNQIGFDKVGPKKILDMMNVPWLTRENVASHLQKYRLYLSRLQKENDFKNPAGGTKQSDSPLRDSARSFGSQNSINLQPNDVSNGSYRFSGSSLVVHNGDPRSHDSDRKRLVSTLVEEPKRTLTVNVPNPCIPRSSQMEFGHPLAPPQSEVDFGALDSTFPTKYPWCGIPEIQLKKEHNPLHLNDEFSHLPLPGQKQLTQADYPQPAPAISSAPSLTPSHNEYRSNVNHASSTAIAVDSSPIQSKTSVANHQAIELISKSTPSLENQVFNMNSITEFESSRKNINLGMLPFTTLEEDLRVCWVPGDCYMNLGLQNIEVLEYFDPGLLTDVPVNLNDGLRFDYEFNDPTEYSLIDQSLFIA encoded by the exons ATGATGGAAAATAATGGTTTCTCTTCTCCGCGAAATGATTCGTTTCCTGCTGGTCTCCGTGTTCTCGTTGTCGATGATGATCCCACCTGGTTAAAAATCCTTGAAAAGATGCTCAAGAAATGCTCTTATGAAG TGACCACATGCGGTTTGGCAAGAGATGCTTTGAACCTGCTTCGTGAGAGGAAAGGAGGATATGACATTGTAATTAGTGACGTCTACATGCCTGACATGGATGGTTTCAAACTTTTAGAGCAAGTTGGACTGGAGATGGATCTTCCAGTCATTA TGATGTCTGTTGATGGAGAGACAAGCAGGGTGATGAAAGGCGTTCAACATGGAGCATGTGATTATCTTCTTAAGCCTATACGAATGAAAGAACTCCGGAATATATGGCAGCATGTATTCAGAAAGAAAATACATGAGGTAAGAGACATTGAAACTCTTGAACGGGTCGAAAGTTTTCAAATGACTAGAAATGGATCAGATCAATATGAGGATGGGCATGTGCTCTGTGGAGAAGATCTTACttccataaagaaaagaaaacattttgaaaGCAAGCATGATGAAAAAGACACTGGTGATAGTATTTCTACAAAGAAAGCTAGAGTAGTTTGGTCAGTAGATCTTCACCAGAAATTTGTCAAAGCCGTAAATCAGATAGGATTTGATA AAGTTGGTCCCAAGAAAATACTTGACATGATGAACGTGCCATGGCTAACAAGAGAAAACGTTGCTAGCCACTTGCAG AAATACCGTCTCTATTTGAGTAGGTTGCAGAAAGAAAACGATTTTAAAAATCCTGCTGGTGGGACAAAGCAGTCAGATTCACCTTTAAGAGATTCTGCAAGAAGTTTTGGCTCTCAGAACTCCATCAACTTGCAGCCCAATGATGTTTCGAATGGGAGCTACAGATTTTCTGGTAGTAGCTTAGTTGTCCACAATGGGGATCCCAGAAGCCATGACAGTGATCGAAAGAGACTTGTTTCAACGCTTGTGGAAGAACCCAAAAGAACCTTAACTGTTAATGTTCCCAATCCTTGTATACCCAGAAGTTCACAAATGGAATTTGGTCATCCCCTTGCACCTCCACAATCAGAAGTAGACTTTGGAGCATTGGATTCTACTTTCCCGACAAAGTATCCTTGGTGTGGAATTCCAGagattcaactaaaaaaagaacataatccACTTCATTTGAATGATGAATTCAGCCACCTTCCACTGCCTGGTCAAAAGCAGCTTACCCAAGCTGATTATCCACAACCTGCTCCAGCCATCAGTTCTGCACCATCCTTAACACCTTCTCATAACGAGTACAGGAGCAATGTTAACCATGCAAGTTCAACAGCTATTGCGGTTGACTCTAGCCCTATTCAATCAAAGACCAGTGTGGCAAATCATCAAGCTATTGAGCTCATTTCCAAGAGCACACCAAGTTTGGAAAATCAAGTTTTCAATATGAATTCCATTACAGAATTTGAATCTTCCCGGAAAAACATAAATTTGGGAATGCTACCTTTCACAACTTTGGAGGAAGACTTGCGAGTATGTTGGGTTCCAGGTGATTGCTATATGAATCTCGGACTCCAGAACATAGAGGTTCTGGAATACTTCGACCCAGGTCTTCTCACAGACGTACCGGTAAACTTGAATGATGGGCTGAGGTTTGACTATGAGTTCAATGACCCAACAGAATATTCTCTAATAGATCAAAGCTTGTTTATAGCATGA
- the LOC133705366 gene encoding two-component response regulator ARR11-like isoform X3: MTTCGLARDALNLLRERKGGYDIVISDVYMPDMDGFKLLEQVGLEMDLPVIMMSVDGETSRVMKGVQHGACDYLLKPIRMKELRNIWQHVFRKKIHEVRDIETLERVESFQMTRNGSDQYEDGHVLCGEDLTSIKKRKHFESKHDEKDTGDSISTKKARVVWSVDLHQKFVKAVNQIGFDTTSLPSFDGAMTGSVCLAEVGPKKILDMMNVPWLTRENVASHLQKYRLYLSRLQKENDFKNPAGGTKQSDSPLRDSARSFGSQNSINLQPNDVSNGSYRFSGSSLVVHNGDPRSHDSDRKRLVSTLVEEPKRTLTVNVPNPCIPRSSQMEFGHPLAPPQSEVDFGALDSTFPTKYPWCGIPEIQLKKEHNPLHLNDEFSHLPLPGQKQLTQADYPQPAPAISSAPSLTPSHNEYRSNVNHASSTAIAVDSSPIQSKTSVANHQAIELISKSTPSLENQVFNMNSITEFESSRKNINLGMLPFTTLEEDLRVCWVPGDCYMNLGLQNIEVLEYFDPGLLTDVPVNLNDGLRFDYEFNDPTEYSLIDQSLFIA, translated from the exons A TGACCACATGCGGTTTGGCAAGAGATGCTTTGAACCTGCTTCGTGAGAGGAAAGGAGGATATGACATTGTAATTAGTGACGTCTACATGCCTGACATGGATGGTTTCAAACTTTTAGAGCAAGTTGGACTGGAGATGGATCTTCCAGTCATTA TGATGTCTGTTGATGGAGAGACAAGCAGGGTGATGAAAGGCGTTCAACATGGAGCATGTGATTATCTTCTTAAGCCTATACGAATGAAAGAACTCCGGAATATATGGCAGCATGTATTCAGAAAGAAAATACATGAGGTAAGAGACATTGAAACTCTTGAACGGGTCGAAAGTTTTCAAATGACTAGAAATGGATCAGATCAATATGAGGATGGGCATGTGCTCTGTGGAGAAGATCTTACttccataaagaaaagaaaacattttgaaaGCAAGCATGATGAAAAAGACACTGGTGATAGTATTTCTACAAAGAAAGCTAGAGTAGTTTGGTCAGTAGATCTTCACCAGAAATTTGTCAAAGCCGTAAATCAGATAGGATTTGATA CCACATCTTTGCCATCCTTCGACGGAGCAATGACAGGTAGTGTCTGTTTGGCAGAAGTTGGTCCCAAGAAAATACTTGACATGATGAACGTGCCATGGCTAACAAGAGAAAACGTTGCTAGCCACTTGCAG AAATACCGTCTCTATTTGAGTAGGTTGCAGAAAGAAAACGATTTTAAAAATCCTGCTGGTGGGACAAAGCAGTCAGATTCACCTTTAAGAGATTCTGCAAGAAGTTTTGGCTCTCAGAACTCCATCAACTTGCAGCCCAATGATGTTTCGAATGGGAGCTACAGATTTTCTGGTAGTAGCTTAGTTGTCCACAATGGGGATCCCAGAAGCCATGACAGTGATCGAAAGAGACTTGTTTCAACGCTTGTGGAAGAACCCAAAAGAACCTTAACTGTTAATGTTCCCAATCCTTGTATACCCAGAAGTTCACAAATGGAATTTGGTCATCCCCTTGCACCTCCACAATCAGAAGTAGACTTTGGAGCATTGGATTCTACTTTCCCGACAAAGTATCCTTGGTGTGGAATTCCAGagattcaactaaaaaaagaacataatccACTTCATTTGAATGATGAATTCAGCCACCTTCCACTGCCTGGTCAAAAGCAGCTTACCCAAGCTGATTATCCACAACCTGCTCCAGCCATCAGTTCTGCACCATCCTTAACACCTTCTCATAACGAGTACAGGAGCAATGTTAACCATGCAAGTTCAACAGCTATTGCGGTTGACTCTAGCCCTATTCAATCAAAGACCAGTGTGGCAAATCATCAAGCTATTGAGCTCATTTCCAAGAGCACACCAAGTTTGGAAAATCAAGTTTTCAATATGAATTCCATTACAGAATTTGAATCTTCCCGGAAAAACATAAATTTGGGAATGCTACCTTTCACAACTTTGGAGGAAGACTTGCGAGTATGTTGGGTTCCAGGTGATTGCTATATGAATCTCGGACTCCAGAACATAGAGGTTCTGGAATACTTCGACCCAGGTCTTCTCACAGACGTACCGGTAAACTTGAATGATGGGCTGAGGTTTGACTATGAGTTCAATGACCCAACAGAATATTCTCTAATAGATCAAAGCTTGTTTATAGCATGA
- the LOC133705365 gene encoding protein WVD2-like 7 — protein MGESACLLRSFSHPSSASREAKEDNPIRALTESISFGRFMSESLAWEKWSTFSHNRYLEEVEQFSKPGSVAQKKAYFEAHYKKRAAMKAAALLEQANAASNVPEVEAADEALNSSHVNSELPKETNDVIINEQDEGSVDAGVIQSSDANAFYADELKDNLQNAKEEGNEEVREKNVAMENSIQVENVKENENAEDSDIIVAMPEEKIPNKVSCHSNQVAAEEENVTLPSNERQSKSSSQSRASILPKSSAKLPSSARLRAETNDTPNIKKSAGELMNKKRVTPKSIHMSINFASQFQDTSESSLRVSKFRSATPEIPTKVANAKQIENAQDSDTANKVSCHSTQVAAEEENVALPSNKRQMSSSSKSSSQSRATKLPKSSAKLSSSTRLRAETNATTNSKKSAGGLMDKKGVTQKSIHMSINFSSRLQDTNKSSLRVSKDMSATPEISTKGSVYGVSKLLPSVFRRSQDRRTKSELNKSVSGKITAGGISQTLSSDCSKSSSAKGSKSRPPLISSPFSFRSDERAAKRKEFFEKLGEKNNAKEDTEKRHLQARPKEKAEYDIKKLRQSAVFGGKPRDDLHRGLRSPENSTMKIPLTRPRSPKLGRKSTSNVASSKPVIQRSNHSSTRSITLLPKKNTHENASPNIQP, from the exons atgggagAATCAGCTTGTCTTTTGAGATCCTTTTCTCATCCATCTAGTGCTTCCAGAGAAGCCAAAGAG GACAATCCAATTCGAGCGCTGACCGAATCAATCTCATTCGGGAGATTTATGTCAGAATCTTTGGCTTGGGAGAAGTGGTCAACCTTTAGTCACAATCGCTACTTGGAAGAAGTTGAGCAGTTTTCCAAGCCAGGTTCTGTTGCCCAGAAGAAAGCATATTTTGAGGCTCATTACAAGAAGAGGGCTGCCATGAAAGCAGCAGCCTTGCTTGAGCAAGCAAACGCGGCATCTAATGTTCCTGAAGTAGAAGCTGCAGACGAGGCTCTCAATAGCTCTCATGTTAATTCGGAGCTTCCCAAAGAAACCAATGATGTTATCATCAATGAACAAGATGAGGGGAGTGTTGATGCTGGCGTAATTCAGTCCTCTGATGCGAATGCATTTTATGCTGACGAGCTAAAGGATAATTTACAAAATGCGAAGGAAGAAGGAAATGAAGaggtgagagaaaaaaatgttgcGATGGAAAACTCTATTCAGGTGGAAAATGTAAAGGAGAACGAAAATGCTGAAGACTCTGACATTATTGTGGCCATGCCAGAAGAGAAAATACCCAATAAGGTAAGTTGCCATTCCAATCAGGTAGCTGCTGAAGAGGAGAATGTAACTTTACCAAGTAATGAAAGGCAATCAAAATCATCGAGTCAGAGTAGAGCATCAATACTCCCCAAGTCTTCTGCCAAACTTCCGAGTTCCGCAAGACTAAGAGCTGAAACAAATGATACTCCGAACATTAAGAAGTCTGCTGGAGAATTGATGAATAAAAAGAGAGTAACTCCGAAATCTATCCACATGTCAATTAATTTTGCTTCTCAATTTCAAGACACCAGTGAAAGTTCTCTCAGAGTATCTAAATTCAGGTCCGCTACTCCAGAAATTCCAACCAAG GTCGCAAATGCAAAGCAGATTGAAAATGCTCAGGACAGTGACACGGCCAATAAGGTAAGTTGCCATTCCACTCAGGTAGCTGCTGAAGAGGAGAATGTAGCTTTACCAAGTAATAAAAGGCAAATGAGTTCTTCATCAAAATCATCTAGTCAGAGTAGAGCAACGAAACTCCCAAAGTCTTCTGCCAAACTGTCAAGTTCCACAAGACTAAGAGCTGAAACAAATGCAACTACAAACAGTAAGAAGTCTGCTGGAGGATTGATGGACAAAAAGGGAGTAACTCAGAAATCTATCCACATGtcaatcaatttttcttctcGTTTGCAAGACACCAATAAAAGTTCTCTCAGAGTATCTAAAGACATGTCCGCTACTCCAGAAATTTCAACCAAG GGATCTGTTTATGGTGTATCAAAGCTTCTCCCTTCAGTATTTCGGCGTTCACAAGATAGAAG AACTAAGTCAGAGCTCAACAAGTCAGTTTCAGGAAAAATTACAGCAGGTGGAATATCGCAGACCCTCTCTTCAGA CTGCTCGAAATCTTCAAGTGCAAAGGGAAGCAAATCACGACCTCCACTTATCTCCTCTCCATTTAGCTTTAGAAGTGATGAAAGAGcggcaaaaagaaaagag TTCTTTGAGAAGCTTGGAGAGAAAAACAATGCAAAGGAGGACACAGAAAAAAGGCATCTGCAAGCAAGACCTAAG GAGAAGGCAGAGTATGACATTAAGAAACTAAGGCAGAGTGCTGTCTTCGGGGGGAAGCCAAGAGATGACTTGCATCGAGGTTTGCGGTCTCCAGAAAATTCAACGATGAAG ATCCCGTTGACTCGACCTCGATCACCGAAACTTGGGAGGAAGTCAACCTCCAACGTGGCAAGCTCCAAGCCTGTTATCCAGAGAAGTAACCATAGCTCAACTCGCTCAATCACCTTGCTACCGAAGAAGAACACACACGAGAATGCTTCTCCAAATATCCAGCCGTGA